TGCCATTGAATTCCCAACTAAACGTGACTCGCAGACTTCACACTGGTTGATGCTATCTATTTGAGAGAAGAGCAGCTTACCTGCTGCTACAGAGTTTTAATCCATATATGTGTATAATACAACATGAGTATGCCTCGCTCTGGAAGGCTTTTAGATGAATGCAGTCATTTTATGTTGGAACTGGAATTGAAACATATAGAAAGACTATTTGGGGTAtaccttgtaaaaaaaacacagtgtgTGACATTTCATTTGTTACTGTGTTTAAATTATGCTGTTTCTCCTTCAGGAGGTGATCGAGAAGTCTAAAGCAAGAGATATCCCAATAGTCGTTGATGCAGTAAGTCTCAAGTTCCAAATATCGAACAGATGGGATTTATTTTTCAGAGTTTTCACAATGACTGactctgtgtgttgtgtgtgtgtgtgtgtgtgtgtgttgttttcaatAGGATGGATTGTGGCTGGTTACGCAGCAGCCATCTGTCATCCAAGGGTACCAGAAGGGAATCCTTACACCAAATCTCATGGAGTTCTCCAGACTGTTTGAGGCTCTGGTGGGTCAGCAGAGTCAGGCACCAGTTGTTGACAGAATCAGGAAAATCTGAttctgtatgtaaatgtgttcgccgtgtgtgttttgtatcaGCACCATCAGCCAATGGACGGCAGCGATCAGCAACGCAATGTCATGCAGTTGAGTGTCGTCATGGGCAACCTCACCGTGGTGCTAAAAGGCGAACAGGATCTCATAACAGACGGCACTAAGGGTTAGTATCAGGCCCAAAAATAGCACTTGTTAGTGTCGGTCTGTGTCTTAGCAGtcgtgttttcttgttttcagtgATCTCATGCAGCGTTGAGGGCAGCGGGAGAAGATGTGGAGGACAGGGTGATCTGCTCTCCGGATCTCTGGGAGTTTTTGCACACTGGGCCCACGCTGCCTCAGCAGCTGGAACATTTAGGTAAAAACATATCAGCTTTTTGTTTACAGGACCTTCAGAAGAACATACTCTaacaatttttattattgttaattcatttaaattttcagaaGAATACTTGTCAAGCAAACATGTCAAACATTATGCACCCACATTTTCTGGTGTTATTTGATTTTGCAGCATCTCAGTGATACAATTATTATTCAAGAAAATCTGCATGATATTTTAGACCTGGAAAAGCATCctaaattgtttttgtctttgtcacataGTAATAGTTCATGTCTAAAAATGCTTTTTGTAAtaagttgcatgttttcccATGAATGTGTATACTGAATGTTTCCTAATGCATCTTTTTTGTCGTCCTTCAGTTTGAATCCATCCCTGGTTGCAGCGTACGGCGCCTGTTCTCTAACTCGACAGTGCAACAGTCAAGCATTCCAGCGACATGGCAGGTCCACCACCACATCAGACATGATCCAGGAGATTGGCTCAGCCTTTAAAAAGCTATTTGAAAGCTGAAATAGTCATTAAAATCCATACATGCGTACTTAgatttgttaaaaatgtttgagtgGGCCAGTAAATGTTCTCTTTATGCTGAAttgaatgatggatggagagGGCTTTGCTGTGCTTTCTAAGATGTCACACAACATCTGTTGCACAGACTGGCTTGTTTTGGTCATATAAACTGGGATAAGAAGATGAGTGGAACATTTTAAAGTAGAATGTTCTTTGAGTTTTggaataaataatgttttgtgtgattttgttgaatgtttttcttgAGAGCAGTCTATGTCATGGGAATGGGGTTTTTGGGTTGTAAAAGAAGTCTGATTGAGCATCACATCAAGGAAGTtgtaggtggatggatgaatttgAAAGGAGCAACAAGAagaaatcataaataaatacctAGGATGTGACTGAGCCCGAcattcaaatttattaaaatgataagAACGACGTAATTGAATTCATGGAATGTTCAAAAAATGAGTGATGATGAAAGATGTTTATCTGGATTTGCTATGTTCTAATTTGATACAGAAATCCTGCGAGACAAAGTTTTCCCAGATCATGTTTTCTTTCCCCCAAATCCTTTCAATATAGACATGGTTGGAAAACTGGACACAGCTAATGTGTTTGGCAGAAACTGTAGAAGAGAtcctaacaataataataataataatggattagatttatatagcgcttttctggacactcaaagttgcTTTTACATTGGATTCATTATTCATAGTGTAATTAGTGTGGAGAAGAGCATGAAACGTCGCAGTCATTCCAAACGTAAAGGAAGATAGAAATCAGGAAGATCAGGACCAAGACAAGCTTAAGGTTAGAGGATGGTGGTAGAAAACAGCTCAAGaagagggttttgtttttgagaaATGTGGAGATCACTTGCATGCGCTGTCGAGCATGTCGACACGGCGCTAGACCAATTTGTCTTTGCTGCCACCAGGTGGCGCTGTTGAATCCGAACTGGGGAAACAAACCAGTCGTGTCGCAGTCATTAATGAGAAGGACACGTTTTAGTAAAAAGCTGTGTAAACGCTGGTCATATGTTCATTGAGTGATGACATAAGCTTCAGTCCTGAAGTCAAAGataagtatatacagtactgtctGTATATTTTACTAAATTATTATCTTAGCGGTTTCGTCGCCTGTCTTGCGCAATGCTATAACATTTGTTCAGGCATCTTAGCTAACGACCCACATTAGCTGGTCTGGAGCTAACGTCAGGATCGACACTACAGTACCGTCCGACGGACCCACAGCAACAAGAACGGCGTCACAGAGTGTCAAAGAAGAACAATCAACAACCACACAGTGAGTTCCTGTGTAAACATCCTAGCTACTAACTTAATATGCTGAGAGGAGTAGCGAGCAATTGCTTTTTTGCAAGGATTAGCAACGTGGCTGATTTTGTTAACTGCGTCAGGGTGACGCTTTTTGTTAGGGATGCGTgaaagctaacatgctaatttGGCTAACACGTTACTGACGCATACGTGATAAAAAGAATTAGCGTTCAATTTGAttattgtttgaaatatttgcaACGATTCTAACCATTAAGCGAAATGACTCCTGTGTAACATTAGcaaacagatttgtttttatttttgtttgtgttgtgggcGAGGGACGTGTGTTGTTGCTTGTATTGTTTATTTCACTGAATTATGTTACATTAAGACGTCGCTCATTTAAACCTCTTATGTTGTTGGTTATGTCGGTCAGTGACTAAGCAGATAGTATTATaagataaaatattataaagtTCCTTCAATTgcaaaataatgtgtaattttgGTCCGAGTAAGGTTAGCCTTGAACCGCCTTTAGCGCACAAAAGGCTAAACTTGGTTACCGTAATTTACGTGACGTGTTCGTGAATTCGCCAGCAGAGTAACTTCGCTGTTCAATTACGCTGATGTTATTACACTAATGTTAGCTTACTGGTAAGGATAGATAGCTACTGTTACCAGTAAGCTAATGGTAGCTATCTAACTAACGTAACCGACTGCCTTTAGTTTTTCAGTGTCCTTAGACTCTGGAAGCTAACTAGATAATAACTTCATCACCTGTTCAACTACTTTATAATGCACCTAAAGCTGCTGCTACCTTGAGGTACAGTATAAATCTACAGTCTGGAACAACAGTTTAGATCTGTCCGATGATAAATGCGTGTTTCACGTTTCAGTTCGAGGAATGGCTGACTCCATACTGTCAACCCGTCCCTCCTGTATGTAGTTCTGGTGTCCCACCAAGTTTCATATTTGTTGACAGCTGTGGATGTCGGTGTGTCCTACTGCTTCTCACAACCGTATTTCTCCAACTTTAACATTTTGTTGTcctttaactaaaaaaaacattattcttctttttgtttttcttcattttcttcttctcctccttcttcacgttgagtgaggaacttgtgttcagtcagcggttggtttaattcacgtatattttgcttatgttcctacataTTATATTTCTGtagttgtttttgaaatgtgagttcctgtttgcgtgaatctcttggattttgtgtcaacgtgacaATCTTGTATTCCGACTTTTCTAAATCGAATcaatccttcttcttcttcgtcttcttctcaTGATTTGTTGTTAATGTGCAGGTGTCAGCGTGTTCTGCTGGAAAGACGGATCCGACATGTTGAACCCGAGCAACGGTGACCCCAGCCACGTTGTAGTGAATTATGTTGAAGAGTATCTGGACCTGGTGGAGTCGCTCCCCTTTGATTTACAGAGGAGTGTGTCCCTCATGAAGGAAATTGATGCCAAGTATCAAGGTAAGAAATATTGCTAACATTTCTGTGGAAGACATAGATGTCTTTAAAAGTctgttttgaatgaaaaagagaCTTTGAAAATCATATTATGTGAGCAACattaaactacattttaaaaaatgcatgtgcATCACATTTTAATGTAGTGGATTGGGTTGATTTTTTCATTATGCACATGCACATTTggcagatatacagtacatggaaCTTTATTCTGGTGTGGATGGCAAACTTGCAAACTTTTACAGTTATGACTAAAACTAACAATACTATGAAAGATTTGGTTTGTATTACCTGAAGTAATTCTGCTATTTAGGTAAGGTGTAATAATAAGTTAGTATGTACAAGTAAGTAATTGTACAACCTGTTCTGGCTTCTCTTAATGAGTTATTTTTAGTGTTGTCCATCTTGTCCttgtctctttctttgttttggtACTTGATAGTAGTACTAATATTTCCACTACTGCTATTACAGGTTTCATAGTCACACAAAACGTAGTTCATCAgactgatatttttattttgtgcttgGCCAAGGAATCAGAATAAACACCAACCATCAGGCTAGTATTCCCTGTGAAATATTCTagttactttaattttttttcactcatcCAAGTAAATAAACAGGCACCAACCAAGTGTATAAATTGAACCCTACAGATTATATAGTGCACTGCAGACATGCAGCTGTAATGTGCATTTATACTGCATGTCTAACCCCTCCAGCTCTTAACCTGTCTCCTGTGTTGAGGCTAACTGTTCCTGCTTTGCACTCTCAGCAGTTTCACCGCCATCTCCCAGAGGAGACAGCCTCTCCTTCTGTATTAATCATGTGCCATGACATGCACAATGTTTGTTTAGAGGAGAATGCCCTTTGCTGTTGTTTTCCAAAAGCGTGTTGGCTGACCTTTCTAAACGTAATGAAAACCAGAATGTAATAAATGTTGAACCTTTGTGTCTTCATGCCTGTCTCCTTTGTGTAGCATGTTCGCTAATTTCAGAAATCACTTTACACCACATCACAGACAGTTACAAAAATGTGGTAGTGCAACTTTCTGTGGGGTGCGCTTTAGAAAAGAAATGTCTTTATTCCTTGGGTGTTCTCcttttttagatgttttgaAGGAGCTCGATGATGCTTATGAACGGTATTGCCGGGAGTCTGACTCGCTTCAGAGGAGAAAGCTTCAGTTATCCATTCAGAGGGCGCTGATTCGCAGTCAAGAGCTGGGAGATGAAAAGATCCAGATTGCTGCGCAGATGGTTAGTAAAGAGACTCCCACAGCTGCACTGATGGAGCTGTTCATTGGCTACTTTCCTGTTGTCTTtgaaatatttctcattttttaattGCACCAACACatttcccacaaaaaaaaagtgaaagtaCAATTTACTGAATGgcattaaagatgaataaatactCAAGGTTAGGCACTTAGAAAACATATTTAAGCTTCTGTTTTGTCATATGGTTGGTCTGTCACAGTGGAAAGATGCATCACATAATGGATTGGTTGCACACTGAATATTTAATATGAACATTATGAAACTGATAATGTTGCTCCTGTTGTTATAAGCTACATTAAGCACATAACTGGATCAACAGCATTGTTCAAGTCTGCTTGTCAGTTTAATGAGTGAAGAAATTAGATAGCGTGCCTCAATCATTTAAGCAAAAATAACTTCCTTCACAGCATTTACTTCATCCAAACATAACTCATATAAGAAATGTCATAGTTAAACTTATGACACTATATTTAATGATAGTTTAAAGCTCACAATCACAACAAGAAGAGCTTTACAGTGAAATATGAGCATTATTTATCGTCTGCAGGTGGAGTTGGTGGAGAATCGAACTCGACAAATCGACTGGCATTCCGaacttctcctctcctctcaagAAGTCCCAGAGAGCCACCTCCCCACAACGACCACCATGACAGCTACTGCAGCatccatgatgtcatcagcagcagcagcagccaccaACACCCCAGGCAAAACCGGCCACTATGACAAGAAGCGTGACGAGATCACCCCGGGCTCTGGTGCGGGAGACAAGGCTGGGGGGAAACGCTCAAGACGTCAGAAGAATGGAGAGACTCGGGAAGGTTACGGAGGTCTTGATCACACCGAGGACGTGTCTCTGGGGGTGTCCCGTGAAAAGAGAGCCAAAGCATcttccaagaagaagaagaggtcaaAAGGAAAGTCTGAGAGAGAAGTCTCCCCCCCAGACCTGCCCATCGATCCAGACGAGCCCACGTACTGCCTGTGTGAGCAGGTGTCTTACGGCGAGATGATTGGCTGTGATAATGATGAATGTCCGATCGAGTGGTTTCATTTCTCCTGTGTGGGGCTCCATCATAAGCCCAAAGGCAAATGGTACTGCCCCAAGTGTCGGGGTGAAAATGAGAAGACCATGGACAAGGCGTTAGAGAGGGCCAAGAAGGAGAAGGCGTACAACAGGTAGCTCAGCGGTGCCCGATGGACACTGCTGTTTAAAATATTCAGTTCATGTTGATTTTCCCTTTACTGTCAGCGTTTTAAAGTATGAGACTGATGAGAGGGATGTTGTGAatagttatttttttaactgttgtATAGCTAAGAAACGAGAGTTCGCTCTGGGTTTTGATGTTTGTAAAGAATGGAGTTAAAGTACCACCTACATGTGTAACTTGTCCTTACATCCCCTTTGTTTTTAGAATGCATGTAACATCGTAGACTCCTCCCATTATGTGCTCGCTTCACAAATAAAGTTtctgaacaaaaatgaatattGTGTTAATGATGCAATTAAGGGTTCAAAAACGCATTGCATGATCCTGTAACGTCGTTTACTGCAGAAGACATGTTTCCTTGATTGTGGAAACCTAATGCAGAACGGTGAGTCTATAATGGCTTTTCCATTCATGTAGATGTAACGTCTGAACTTCGACACAAGTAGATGAAATCCATTTGAATCTGAGATGTTTCAGAATCTACATCTCAAAATAACTTCTGACCGAAGATCACCTCTACGTGAACGCAAAATCACCGACAACTGAAATCTGAGGAACAGACCAGAACCATCACAACAGGTTCACAGACTGATTTCTGTCCTCTAGGTTTAGAAATTTGAACAAAAGTGAGACTccacatatttgttttttgattaaaGTAATTATAAACCAATCTTCACATCAAGATGAATTTGCCTTTTTTATTTACAAGTGCTGAAAAAATGACATGGGGAACAACCAGTGCAAAATCTGTACATAATTCAGTTGCAGGTTTCTTATATACATGAGTATTGAACAGGAACGTGAATACACTCTTTCTGTCATGCATGTAACAGAGTTCACAACACAGCAAAAGACGTGGCCTAAAGATGTCGCATTTAGTTGTAGTCGATGATGCTTAGGATGCTCATTCTCTCAAGGTAAGATGAATACATTTGGAGCCCAAACCAACTGACAAATGAGGAGCACAATTGAATAGGACCCATGACTTAACAAACCCTTAAGACGTTTACCATTAAGTCATGAGAAGTTATTACAATAAGGTAGAACACACCATAATTTGGGTTATTGGCCTCCAAGTCCATACTAACAAAAGATCAAGGCAAGATTCAGCACATTTCTCCCGATCGAATAGAAAAGGGGGAtataaactggaaaaaaaaaatccctctcagcagtcaaagaaaacaattttatGTAGGGAAGTTGGAGGTAAAGTGCATAAAAGCTTAAAATCAAAAAGGTGGGGGGACAAAAAATTAAGAGGTACTCCACTAAAATTTGCAGCACACACAGCTTTAACAATGGAGACAGCAGCTATCAGGATTGTCAGGTCAACTGTCTCTCCAGCTTTGTTCTACGATGGCAGACACACGCTTCTCATACTCCCGCTTATTCTCCTGGTACAGCTGGGCTGCCTGGCTGTTTGCTGGACTGTTAGGGTTTGGTTCATCAAGCAGAGACTGAGGACAAGATGTGTTAAGAATGTTTTAGTGAACAATGAACCAACCTGTCAAATATAGTCAACCATCTACTTTGTCAAAAACCTTCACAAATGGAATTTTGTGTCTAGAGTGGttcaataaaacagaaaaaactatTACCATTATTagaaacagttttttaaatgtttaccaTATTCTCTCATTTCATAAACGAAAAACAGATGTTAATAAGAAATTTAACCTGTTAAAAATAATTCTTAATTGCTGCACCTGTGCCGAATTTAAAATCTCACTGCATTTGCCTATGTTTCTTGAGCCTAAATTCATTTACCAACATATTTTACCTCAGCGTTTGTTTGTACAGAGACAAGTTCACTTTGCATAATTTTACATGTGTGATGTAATCTATTTGCCATTTGTTTACCACTAACAAAGGCTGACATACTTTTGAATGTGTCAGTCTggagtcattaaaaaaaaagctaactgtttggcttgtttttttttattcactgtaAAATCAATAGTTTTTTCTCTGTGCTAGAAACAAAGCATTGCTGCACTTTAAATGCCTAACACTGCACCTCGTGACACCTCTCACCTGGATAGATGTAAGAATAGAGGACACATCATAAGTGGGACTCCAACGATTCTGTAGGATGTCCAAACATATACTGCCATCTGCATAGACTGTGGATAAAAACATAGTTGATCATCactgacagatttttttcattcatcatatGTTAAAATATACCAGATAATAGTGTGCCTACCATTTGGATGAAACATCTTGGACACAAATCGTACAGTCGGGGGTTTGTTGGGGTATTCTTCTGTAAACTCTACAGTAAGTTTAAATGTACCTGAGGAAAAGgatagagagaaaaaacattcatgagATACTAAACCTAAATTTGTGATGTTAGGGGGAAGGTTCACAGTGTGTGAGAGAAGTGACTGTCAACCTGAAAACTTGTTTGTTTTAAGGAATGGTGAAGGTTTGGTTTTATACAGGCTGTATAGAAAtatattgtaaaataatttcaaagtgAGCTACATATGAAAATTTTTTAGATGGAATATCAGCTTTAAGGCCAATCCAGAAGATACAATGTTAAACTGATTCACATAACATAACATACAGAACATATGATTCATTACAGTAAATAGTAAGTTATAAATACAGTGCGATGCTTACCATCCTCAAAGGGAGTTCCTTCAGGGCTGTAACATGGAAGGGAAAGAAGCAACCGTTTTAGGACTAAAGCATAAATTTGTATAGAATTTGCTAAACTGTATATACATTATGGCTGTGCATCAATGCCTTACCCAAATATGACTGCATTCCACACCATGATATTGTTTTCAGATGGCGCACCACTAACACCAGCAGGAGGGTCCTCTTGTAGCCTTTAacgcaaaaaaaagaaaatggatctCTATAGTTTCTGTAAAATTTATCAGATATCAGGTGAATGATCTCTGtccttttcaaataaaacaaaagctaaATTTGTTATTTGAAATGATAATTGTAAATGATAAATACTGGTGATGATAGATTtgcaaaaatggaaataaaccaGCCCTCTGCTTTTACCAATTTATGATACAAACTAGGAAATTCTCCAAAAATCACTCGATATTCATTATGTATACTTAAGATTgtaatttaaattcaatttaaggAAATTGTGTTTTATAGATCCAAAATTAGTGCCGTACAGCCACATATATAATATCAATTTACTTACAATAACCACATTTTCCATTACTACCGACTGTGGAGATGGAAATGGGTTGCCAGATAAATTTGTCCgttgatttaattatttcattgttcATCATGTTTTTCATGTAACTTCATATATTTCCTTTGGTACATGTGCTAAATAAACTTTTCAAACTCATTTACTTGTAGCTACGTATGTGTTTGGAGTTGCTCATCTGAAATAGCATTAATGTTGAGGAGACAGACTTGTATTAATGGTAATCATTGGAAACGTCGCTAATCCAAATAAATGGTAAATAAATGCTGGCTAGTTTAAAGTTATCTCGCAATCGTAACGTGAAGCCGCAACCTGGTCGACTAACTCGTTAGCATGGCATGCGTTAGCACTGCGAGCTACTAGCTTTAGCACTGCCAGCTTTAACAAGACAGCGTTATTTCATCGACATTCTTCTGGTTAATTCTAACAGGCTGTTACATTGCGTGCTCAACgaggtattttttatttaaacgaAAATATTGGTATATACATAAATAGGTTAAAAATGGCGCTTAGCTTAGCTAGTCGAGCTAATGACAGCTAGGCTAATCTGAGCTGTTTTTGACAAATCATACCATGGCAACATTATCGGCACTGGCATAACGCTGCCCATCAACTCACCGTTTAAAATCTCTCATAAGTCTCCTTCTAGCCGGGGTTGACATGCCTTGAACTGTGGAAGGTCTATTTACAATACTTATACGTTAACAGGGCTGTTTTtgttatatatgtataaaaaaaatatgcatgtaCTGATGTTATCTGACACCTCCTTGTTACTCCTGGTGGCCCCGTCGTTCTCTAGATAATCCTCACTCTTTTGGTTGCCTAACTAGCTTTATAGGGCGATACCACAATCAAGAAGCAGGGGGACGAAAATTGGACTGTGGTATTCTTAAGGATTTTGTAGAGAAAGAATATATGTTGAATAATTATTTTCCAACAATAAATTCGAAATGATAACATGTTATGCTGAGAAATAAAGTACTAAATAAAGCACGTGCATGTGATACCTTGTTTGATTTGAATAAACGTCATTTTCCCACCCCTTGTCTCTTTGCGAAAGTCGCCTGTACCGGGGCGTGGACACGATGACGTCACGTTAGTGCAACGCAGCCACAGTGAAGGTCGCTCCTGCCGGTGACAGGTGATTGTTGGTGCTACGTCACAACAGtacccccccaacccacccccacGGGCCCAACCTGAGTGGGATCTCTTCATCGATCACACCCACAGCCCTATTACTAATAAAACACGCCAAACAATTCAATAATTGATGCATATGGATTGTTAATAAATTTTAATACAACAGAAGTTCGACTTTCTGTGCAAAAAATGGAacccaacaacacaaaaaaaatccaacaaaatgTCATTAATAGTAATGACTTATTTAACAAGTTatctaatatactgtatatggagatgtcaaaaaatactgtaacttgTAAGATTTTTAAATTAGAGGTGAGGAACATGCTCTGCATTGGGAATGTTTATTAACTTGGAGGAGAAAGTATTACTCACAAACTCGAACAAAATCTAAGTCTTCATAATGGTTCACTACAGATGTCTGAGTATAGAGAACAAGGCTACTTGAAATTTAATCAAACTTGTATGAGCAATAACCATCTTTTTTTCAACAACAGGCATAAACTCAGATACAAAATTTCAATACAGGTAACAATGTGCCTGCCTGTTCAACACAAGAATATTTCAATGATTAAAAGGAACAATCACTGGCTTTAAGGCAAAATAATGCATGTTCAGGCCTGCACATGATTTGGACAAGATGAACGGCCTGTCGATCAAACCCTTTGTCTTTTAGGATCCATGGTAAAGAAGCATGGTGCTGAAGAAGGCATGGTCATAGAATTGCTCTGCTTTCACAGACTTCTGGTGCTCCATCTGGCTGCCTGCAGAGCTGCTGTTGTCAGGTGAGTCGCTGTAAACGCATTGTCCCGGGACTACTTCTGCCGCTGGGTCACACCCAAAAGGAAGTTGATCGTGACCGTTTGAGGAAAAGTCCTCACAATGTCTCTCACCCTCCACTGGAAATGAGACAAATAGTCAAAAGAAATTCATAATTAAATTGCGACCATGTCCCTTGCTTCTCAAAATACAAGAGGCAAAACACTGAACTGATTTTGTTTTGCACAAGTATCATAAATGAGGCTTGAGATCAGCTGCCCACTGGGGTTGAAAAGCAACTATTTGGCCATTTTCCAACGCACTCATTGTTCAAATAGTTGATCAAGAAATTGCAAAACACTACCTAGAACCTCGTTTAAGTTTGACCTGAGACCCAGTTTTAAATAGAACACATTGTGATCCGGTGTCACTTTGACATACATTTACTGCGTGACACACTGACCTAGATTTTTCACCCCGGCGTTATTTAAGCTGGTCAAGAGAAAAATTTCCAGAAAGTCATATTTGCGTGCTGTAGACCCAAATCCAGCACAGGCAGATATGATTGTTAGAAGTTGACTTACTTCAGTAACATTGTGTTTTGCAATTgtgaaaataattgaaatttttTCATAGGTTTTTTGTGGGCCAGCAAAAATGCCTCACATGGCAGACGCATGAGCATacattaagaaaacaaaactccaccaccatcacatttacaaaaattaTGAACATTTAATGATTCACACAATCAAATACAAAGCTAAACCTGCTTAGCACAAGGCAACAGACATTCCAAATTGAATGACTAAACACCAAATACCTTCTGCCATctacaacaaaatacaaatatcaTTGGCAACATGAAATAGAaccaaatacaaaaacaatatatattacCCAATGATGCACATTAAATAACTGTTCATCTATTAGATAACATAAGGCCTTTTTCAAATCCATGCCATCTTTCTTGAGCAGTTGTTTTTCACTCAAACCTGATTGTAAAACATCCGATTATGAATTTGAAAATCGGACTGGATATTATTTAACATACAGGTGTGCAAGCCCTGCTTGTTGTCTAACATTCAAAAATCCACCCCCCAGAGCTGA
This window of the Antennarius striatus isolate MH-2024 chromosome 12, ASM4005453v1, whole genome shotgun sequence genome carries:
- the ube2al gene encoding ubiquitin conjugating enzyme E2 A, like — encoded protein: MSTPARRRLMRDFKRLQEDPPAGVSGAPSENNIMVWNAVIFGPEGTPFEDGTFKLTVEFTEEYPNKPPTVRFVSKMFHPNVYADGSICLDILQNRWSPTYDVSSILTSIQSLLDEPNPNSPANSQAAQLYQENKREYEKRVSAIVEQSWRDS
- the ing1 gene encoding inhibitor of growth protein 1, producing MLNPSNGDPSHVVVNYVEEYLDLVESLPFDLQRSVSLMKEIDAKYQDVLKELDDAYERYCRESDSLQRRKLQLSIQRALIRSQELGDEKIQIAAQMVELVENRTRQIDWHSELLLSSQEVPESHLPTTTTMTATAASMMSSAAAAATNTPGKTGHYDKKRDEITPGSGAGDKAGGKRSRRQKNGETREGYGGLDHTEDVSLGVSREKRAKASSKKKKRSKGKSEREVSPPDLPIDPDEPTYCLCEQVSYGEMIGCDNDECPIEWFHFSCVGLHHKPKGKWYCPKCRGENEKTMDKALERAKKEKAYNR